The Kineothrix sp. IPX-CK genomic interval AAAGGTCCAAGCGGCGGTACCGGTCAGCCAGCTGTTCTTCGCTTCGCCATGGAATTTCGCATCGCGTCCGGCGACCATCTGCGCATATACATAAGGCTCCGTTCTGTGAATCTCGCTGATTTCTTCAACATAAGCAGGGCAAGTCTTCCGATAGATTTCAAAAGCGCGGTCTCCGCGTCCTATTACCGTCTCAGCAATGGAGACCCAAGGGTTATTGTGGCAGAAGATACCCGCGTTCTCTTTGTAGCCCGGAGGATAAGAGGAAACCTCTCCCAGCTCCAGATGATATTTCGTATAAGCCGGCTGCAGAATCATAACGCCGTATTCGGTATCCAGCTTTTCTTTTACGGAATCCAAAGCTTTTTTCGCCAATCCTTCTTTTATGCCGACTCCGGCAAGGGAGCAAAAGCCCTGAGGCTCTATGAAGATCTGTCCCTCTTCGCATTCCCTGGAACCGACCTTATTGCTGTAGGCATCGTAAGCGCGGATAAACCATTCGCCATCCCAGCCATCTTTTAAAATTGCCTCGTTCATGAGCCTGACTTCTTTTCTGGCCCTTTCCGCTTCTGTGGGCATTCCCATCAATTCACAAAGCTGTGCGTATTCTTCGCCATATTTAACGAACATGCCGGCAATAAATATGGACTCAGCCACAGGCCCTTCACTGGGGCCGAAGGTCTGGAAAGACTCTCCGGGATGCTCGGAAAAGCAATTCAGGTTCAGACAGTCGTTCCAATCGGCACGTCCGATCAGAGGTAGATTGTGAGGTCCCTTGTGTGTTACGATGTAATCTAACGAGCGCCTTAAATGTTCCATGAGCGGTGCCGCAACGGAAGCGTCGTTATCGAAGGGCACCATTTCGGTCAATATGGAAACGTCTCCCGTTTCCCGGACATAAGCGCTTGTTCCTGCGATGAGCCATAACGGATCGTCATTGAATCCGCTGCCGATGTCGGAATTACCCTTCTTTGTAAGGGGCTGATACTGATGATATGCGCTTCCGTCCTGGAACTGGGTAGAAGCGATATCGATAATCCTTTCTCGTGCACGGTCGGGAATGAGATGAACGAAACCGAGAAGATCCTGACAGGAATCGCGGAAGCCCATACCCCTTCCGATACCGGATTCATAATAGGATGCGGAACGGGACATGTTGAAGGTTATCATACACTGATATTGGTTCCAGATATTTACCATACGGTCCACTTTATCGTTCGCGGACTTGACCGTATATTTGGAAAGCAGACCATCCCAATAGCTGTTCAACTGAGCAAAGGCATTATCCACATCCTCGTCCGTTTGATACCTGGACAGCATTTCATCTGCCGGCTCCTTATTGATTATCCCATGAGCCTCCCATTTTTCATCCTGTGGATTTTCCAGATAGCCGAGTACAAAGACGAAGGATTTCGTCTCGCCGGGCTGCAAGGAAAGATTGAGCTGGTGAGCAGCTATGGGAGACCAGCCGCTGGCGATGGAACCTGTACATGCGCCGTTTTCTACCGCCAAGGGTGCGTCGGCACCACGGTAAGCGCCCAAGAAATCATCGCGGCTCGTATCGAAGCCGTCGATTTCTGAGTTCACAGAGTAAACGGCGTAGTGATTCCGGCGTTCTCTGTATTCTGTTTTATGATAAATCGTGGAACCAACGACCTCCACTTCTCCGATGCTCAAATTGCGCTGGAAGTTCTTCATATCGTCATCTGCGTTCCAAAGGCACCATTCCACATATGAGAAGAGCGAAAGCGTCTTCACGGAAGAGGAATTGTTGGTCAGCTTAAGCGAACTGATCTCGCAATTATCGGTCAGGGGAACAAAGCTAAGAACCTGAGCCTGTACATTGTTCTTGGATGAAGTAAAACGGCTGTATCCAATGCCGTGACGGCATTCATAGGAATCCAGCTCGGTCTTTGAAGGCTGCCAGCCGGGATTCCATATAGTATCGCCATCCTTAATAAAAAAGTATTTACCGTTTACATCGCCGGGAACATCGTTGTAACGATATCTGGTAAGGCGTAAAAGCTTCGCGTCTTTATAAAATGAGTATCCGCCGCAGGTATTGGAAATAATGCTGAAAAACTCATTGCATCCAAGATAGTTAATCCACGGAAGGGGCGTCCTCGGGGTTGTAATGACGTACTCCTTCTTGCTATCGTCAAAAAATCCAAATTTCATAATAACTCCTATCTGTGTGATTTAACACACGTATAAATCAGGATGTTGAAAAAATCTTTTGATTTTCAACCTATCCTCCCTATCCTAATAAGTAAGAGCATAAAATATAAATCCATCATGTTTAAAACCGCTTTGAATTCTAAATATATGTACGAAAACAATTAATGACAGCAAAAATACCTCTTAAAAATGCATTATAGAAAACGATTAAGTAAAAGTCAAGTAAAAGACAAAATTCTTCGCGAATTAAATTATACAGAATATATTTTTATAATGCAAGACGAAACCGCGTAAAATACCAGTAAAATTAAGGTTTTTTTATTTGCGTGCAAAAAATGTCTTAAAAAACATAAATTTGTCGACTGTACGAAAACGATTTAAAAAACAACTGTCTCAAACGCATTATATAGAAGAAAAAGAAATCATAATTGTGCAAAAGCTTGAAAAAATTATATTTAAAACTGTTTAAAACTCACAAAAGTATAAAAAATGAACAAAACAAATAAAAAAACTCTTGAAAAAATATAAAAAATGTTATACACTGAAAATACGAAAACGATTAAGTGATTCAAAACACTCATCTCTATAACAGATGTTTGGTTGGAGTTTTGGATAAGATAAGTTATAATATTCTATAAACGGCAATGACCGAACTTCTAATAAATGGAGGGAGTAAGTGACATGGTGTCAATGAAAGATATTTCGGTAGCATGTGGGGTATCGGTAGCGACGGTAAGCAAGGCGCTGAATAACCATAGCGATATCGGAGAAGAGACGAAAGAGCATATTAGAAAGGCCGCCAAGGAAATGGGATACTTCCCCAACTCGGCAGCAAAGGCTTTGAAGACAAACCGTACATATAATTTGGGAGTGCTTTTTGTAGATGATGATCAAAGCGGTTTGAAGCATGACTACTTCGCATACGTTTTAGACAGCTTTAAGAGGACGGCGGAGCAGAGAGGGTATGATATGACCTTCATTAACTGCTGTAAGACCAGAACGAACAAGATGTCTTATCTGGAGCATGCGATGTATCGGGGCTTTGACGGAGTGGCAATAGCTTGTATCGATTTCTATGATCCGGAGGTCGTGGAGTTAGTCAGAAGCGATATTCCGGTAGTGACCATTGACCACTTGTTCAATAATAGAATTGCAATCATTTCAGACAACGTGAAGGGAATGAAGGATTTACTTACTTTCGTATACAGTAAAGGGCATAGGCGTATTGCTTACATCCACGGTATGGACTCGGCGGTAACGCAAAGCCGGTTGTCTTCCTTTTATAAGACGGCGGAGGAGCTTGGACTGGAAGTTCCGGATGAATACATAAAAGAGGCCGCATACAGGGATACGAAGGGTTCTTTCACACAGACGCAGGAGCTTCTGGATTTACCCAATCCTCCGACCTGCATCTTATATCCTGATGATTTTGCCAGCTTCGGAGGAATCAATGCTATTACGGAGAGAGGACTTAGCATTCCTCAGGACATTTCCATAGCGGGATACGATGGAATAAGGATTGGAAGGCATTTGGAGCCGCAGCTTACAACTTTGCGTCAGGACACTGAACAGGTAGGAGCAAAGGCGGCAGAAAGTCTGGTCAACCTGATAGAGCATCCGAAGACGACGCTGATTCAGCAGGTCGTGGTGGAAGGAGAAGTTTTTGAAGGAAGATCGGTAGGAATAATAATTTAGGCATTTTTGCTGTGAGAAATATAATCGCTAAATCATGATATTTATTTCACGGCAATCATATAAATGCAAACAAACAACACACCTATTATTAAACTAACTCAAAGGGAGGAAATGTAAATGAAAAAAAGAGTACTCAGTGCTTTGCTTTCTGTAACCATGGTAGCTAGTCTACTTGCAGGCTGCGGCGGAAGCACAACAACAACTACAACGGAAGCGCCTGCTGAAGACGCGGCACCGGCAGCAGAAGAAGCTGCACCTGCAGATGACGCGGCGCCGGCAGATGATGCGGCAGCATCTACGGATAAGTTCTATATCTATTCATGGAATACGGAACTTGGGGAAAGATTGGAATATGTTTATGAAGCATATCCGGAAATCAAAGACAGAGTTGAATATGTAAACGTTGGTGACTCCGCGATATATCAGGAGAAAATTGACCAGCTGTTACAGACACCCGATGCAGCGGACTATCCGGATCTCATCGCTTTCGAAGCAGGCTACATCATGAAGTACACGAACAGCGATTACACTATTCCGGTAACGGACTGCGGTCTTACGGATGCTGATTTAGCTGAAATGTATCCTTACACAATTACTATCGCAACGGACCAGAGAGATAACTCTTTAAAGGGTGTTTCATGGCAGAGCTGCCCCGGTTCCTTTATCTACAGAACTGACCTTGCAGAATCATTGCTCGGAGTAAAGACTCCCGAAGAAATGCAGGCCAAGATCGGTACCTGGGAAGACTTCCTCGATACAGCCAGAGAAGTTAAGGAAAAATCCGGCGATGCAACGAGAATGCTTTCCTCTAACGGCGACGTAGTTAATGCATTCATGTCCAATAAGACTCAGCCTTGGGTTGACAAAGAAGGCGTTTTCCATATGGACGATGCAATGCTTCAGTATCTTGATGTTGTTAAGACATTAGAGCAGGAAGACTTAACACAGAAGACTACACAGTGGTCTGAAGAGTGGAATGCAGGACCTTCCGGTGATTCCGTATTCGGTTATTTCGGATGTACATGGTTCTTGCACTGGACAATCAAAGCTAACTGCGGCGGAGAAAAAGTTGGCGAAGGTACTTACGGACTTTGGAACATGACTCAGGGACCGGCTCCTTATTACTGGGGCGGAACATGGCTTGGCGCAACGGCAGGCTGCTCCGATACAGCTTTAGCGGGACAGATCATGAAAGCTCTTTGTACTGATACTGAAATTATGACGAAAATGTCCGAAGAAACCCTTGATTATGTAAATAACAAGGCGGCTATGAAGACGTTATCCGATGCAGGCAAAGGCGCATATGACTTCCTCGGCGGTCAGGACTTCATCGCTGTATTCTCTCCTCTTGCTGAAGACGTAGACGTATCCTGGATGAGCGCATATGACCAGAAGGTTAATGAGCTTCTCGATACACAGGTTACGGAATTCTCCTTAGGCAACAAAGATAAGGATGCGGCAGTTGCAGATTTCAAAGCGGCAGTTGCAGAAGCTTACCCGGCTGTAACAGTAGAATAAGTTGTGAAATAGATTCCTAATAAGAAGTTTGAATTCTGTACCGGCTTACTCAGCCGGTACAGATATTCTTGGGATAATTTTTTATATAATGACGCTCGCCGGCATAACGGCATAGATGTTTGACAAGGTTTTATTGCTAAACGAATAAAGAATGATAAAATCGTGTCCAATGCCTATGCAGGAATGCAAAGGCAGAAATAAAGGGCATCACAAATAAAAATAATAAGGAAAGAGGATGTGAAGATAATGGCAAAACCTGCAAAACAAAAGCGCAAGACAGTGGAATACAGCAGATACGGTTATTACTTTATTGCTCCGTTTTTTATTGTATTTGCAATATTTCAGTTATGGCCACTGATTTATACGATTGGTTTGGCTTTTTGTGAAAACTACACCGATACGATGTTCAACGTAGAAGTAGGTCCGGTGTTCAACGGAATTGAAAACTTTAAAACGGTATTCATCGGCAAAGACGGTACTCTGTTCAATACATATACGTTTCAGTCTTTATGGAATACCATTATAATGTGGCTTTTGAACTTCATTCCGCAGATACTTCTGGCGCTTATACTGGCGGTATGGTTTACGGATACGCGTGTGAAGATGAAAGCGCAAGGCGCATATAAGATTATGACCTTTATGCCTAATATCATTACGGCTGCTACGATTTCCGTATTATTCTACAGCTTGTTTAACTATCCTAACGGACCGGTCAACCAGTTCCTTCTGGAATCCGGCCTCCTATCTCAGCCATATAGATTCTTTCAGCAGAAATGGGCAACGAGAGGGATTATATCCTTTATCAATTTCTGGATGTGGTATGGAAATACGATGGTCGTTTTGACTGCCGGCGTGCTCGGTATCAGCCCTTCCCTTTTTGAAGCGGCGAGAGTGGACGGAGCATCGAGTTTCCAGATATTCAAAAAGATTACGTTACCGTTGCTTCGTCCGATTTTGTTGTTCACGCTTGTGAACTCCGCAATCGGCGGCTTGCAGATGTACGATATTCCTAAGCTTCTTACTACCAGCGGATACGGAGATCCTGATTATACGACGAGAACGATTACTATGTACATGCGAGAACTGGCCTTTACCGGTGCAAAGCAAATGGGTAAGGCATCAGCGACCTCTGTTGTACTGTTTGTTGTAACCTTGTTCTTCAGCTTGATCCTCTTCTATATTATGCGGGATAAGGATGCGATAAGGGAGCGAAAGCAAAACAAAGCAATACAGAAAGAGATAGCAAGAAAGGGGGCGAAGTAATATGGCGACAAATACTTCTCAGGCAACCACCAAAGTGAAGGATAGCGCTCATGCGAGAATCATAGGAGCTTCCATATTCAGAAATGCTGTTTGTATTTTTCTTTGCTTCTTAAGCCTGATTCCCTTCTGGATCATGTTGGTAAATGCGACAAGATCCAGTACGGATATTCAGATGGCATTTTCACTCATTCCTTCGACACATATTTTTGAGAACTTCCAGAAGCTGCTGTATCAGGCCAATCAAAATGTGCCTTTATACAGATATATGGTAAACAGTTTTATTATCGCAGGATTTAGTACTGTTCTGTCGGTATATTTCTCTACGGCAACGGCATATGGCGTAACCGTTTATAGATTTAAAGGAAGCCAGTTCGCATGGGCATTCATCATGGCGATCATGATGATTCCTACGCAGGTATCCTCTATCGGTTTCTTCCGTTTCATGTACAATCTGGGACTGAGCAACAATTACATACCGCTTATTATCCCGGCAATCGCGGCTCCTGCGACGGTATTCTTTATGAGACAGTACATGTTGAGTGCGTTGCCTCTGGAAATTATCGATGCGGCAAGAATCGACGGCTCTGCAGAATTCAAGACCTTCAATACGATTGCCGTACCTCTTATGAAGCCGGCGGTTGCGACCCAGGCGATTTTCGTATTCATAGCATCGTGGAATAACTTCTATACGCCATCCATGCTGTTGTCATCCCAGAAATTATATACTCTGCCGATGTTCGTGCAGTTGATGAGAGGGGAACGTTTCCGTTCTGATTACGGTATTATTTATGTAGGACTGGTAATTACAATTTTACCTATATTTATCGTATACTTCGCTTTGTCCAAGTATATTATCGCAGGTGTTGCATTGGGCGGTGTGAAGGAGTAACAAGTTTTATATATAGGAAAGATTTATTTTATAAAAATGTAATTTGACGAAATTAGAAATCTCCACTATCATGAAAGTGATGTGGAGATTTTTTATGTAAGATGAAATACACTTATGGAAGAAGAGGGATTATGACGAGAAACGAATTTATTGATACTTTGCAGAGAGCATTAGCCGGCAACCTGAACAGCAGCTCTGTAAATGAGAATATAAGATATTATCAGGATTATATCGATGTGCAGATCCGTTTAGGGCAGAGCGAAGAGGAGGTTATAGCGAGCCTGGGAGATCCAAGGCTTCTGGCCAAGACCATTACAGAGGCCGGTAAGCTGGAAGGGTGCAGCGGATATCAGGAATACGATGAGGTCTATGAAGAGGGCTATGAGGAGAAGGAGCGAAGCGGGTTTGGCGGAAAGTCGTATCATATGCCGGGCTGGCTGTTAGGGCTTATTGTAGCAGTTATATTGATATTTGTAATAGGAATAGTGGGCTCCGTTTTATCCGTACTTCTTCCTATTATAATACCGCTTTTATGTGTGGTGTTGCTCGTCCGTTTTTTGCGAAGCAGGTAACTGCTTTGCAAGGGGACGGGCATTTTTTTCGCCGGTTGGATATCTTTTGGCTTGCTGTAGGAAATTCGGTGCCCCAAATGGCCGTATATAAAGAAAAATAAAGAGCAGCAGAGCGTCAGAAAGGGTCTGACGCTCTGCATGAGGGGAGTATAAATAATTAATATAAGGGTCTGTAAATAGAAATGATGAAGGGTTATTTCTATTTACATATGTAATTATAACACGAATTTTGAAAAAAGCAATACCAAAATAGTACCAAAGTCCTACAAAGTTTTTGTGCAATTTGAATAAAAAAATAGTACCAAAGTCCTACAAATGAATATGAATACTTTCTTATATAACATGACATACTACTTTTGTAACAAAAACTTATCAGGAGGAATTAAACATGTCTAAAAACGATTACAACCAAAACAGCGACAGGCAGAGTCAGGAAAACAAGTCCAATACCAGCAACAAACAGAACCAGAATCAGAAGAACAGCAATAACAGTAACAACAGTAATAACAATAGTTCAAACAACAATCAGAAAAACAGCAACTATTAAAGCGGTTCTGGAATAGGAAGGGCATCGGAAGATGTCCTTTTTAATTTCATAAGAAAGACCTTGTTACGTTGCAGTAGTAAAGTTCCGGTTTCCTATGAAATAAAAGCACTCCGTGCAGGATGCGCAGCTTCGCGCGCGGAACAAAAGTTGTGCTGCCAAAGTATTTTAGCGCAAGAGTATGCGAAGCGCACTTTTGTTCTGCAATGGGATGAAGTCCATAAAATGATTTTCGGCACCCCGATCGTAATAAAAAATTGCCCTGTTTTCGGCAGGCTTGAGAGGAATAAGTGATTGACACGGAATGGAAAATGGACTTAATATAAAAAGGTATATTATTTAAGGACAATACCATCGTTTGATAAGGTCACACACGGTCGGGTAAGACCTTGTCAAATGATGGTAGGATGTAAGGTAGAGGATCAGATGAAAAGATATGAATTGATTGCGCCATGCCATTTCGGGCTTGAGGCGGTTTTAAAGAAGGAAATTATCGATTTGGGTTACGATATAAGCGGGGTAGAGGACGGAAGAGTCACTTTTTACGGCGATGAAGAGGCGGTGTGCCGCGCCAATGTTTTTTTGCGTACGGCAGAGAGAATCCTCATTAAAATAGGAAGCTTTCGGGCGGAGACATATGAAGAGCTTTTTCAGGGGACGAAGAACCTGCCTTGGGAGGAATTCGTTCCAAGAGACGGAAAGTTCTGGGTAGCGAAGGCCGGAAGCGTAAAGAGTAAGCTGTTCAGTCCCTCGGATATTCAGTCGATAATGAAGAAGGCCATGGTAGAGCGATTAAAAGAGGTATATCGCGAAAGCTGGTTTGAGGAAAACGGAGAGTCATTTCCGGTAAGGGTCTTCTTATTAAAAGATGAGGTGACGGTAGGATTGGACACTACCGGTGATTCTTTACATAAAAGAGGATATCGGAAGCTGACGGCGAAAGCGCCCATTGCAGAGAATCTGGCGGCGGCACTCATTATGCTGACGCCGTGGAGAGCGGATCGAATATTGGTAGACCCGTTCTGCGGCAGCGGTACCATTCCGATAGAGGCGGCGATGATGGCAGCAAATATGGCACCGGGTATGCGCCGGGGATTCACGGCAAAGAATTGGCACCATATAGTAGGCGCACAGATTTGGAGGGATACGCTTGAGGAAGCAGAGGAGATGGTCGATCTCCGGGTAGAAACGGATATACAGGGGTACGACGCGGATGAGGACATCGTTGCAGCCGCCAGGGAAAATGCGCGCCTTGCAGGAGTGGAAAGCTTGATCCATTTTCAGAAACGTGAAGTAAGCGAGTTAAGCCATGCGAAAAAATATGGCTTCATTATAACTAATCCCCCTTACGGAGAGCGTCTGGAGGACAAAGAGAACCTTAGGCCGCTATATGAGATGATTGGTGAGCGCTTCCGCATGCTGGACGCGTGGTCTTTGTATATGATAACTTCCTATGAGAATGCACAGCAGGATATAGGGCGGAAAGCGGATAAGAACAGAAAAATATACAACGGTATGATGAAAACGTATTATTACCAGTTCCTCGGGCCGAAACCGGCAAAAAAGCCGAGGCCGGAGGGGGAAAAACGGCAGGAGTAAAGTAACTATGCGGCAGCAATTGATGAAAAAAACAGTGATATACAGTGTGATATTTGCGGTTGCCGCAATGGCTTTCATCGTATATACTGCTTCCCACAAGGTGATTATGATTGCAGATGTGGCGCAGGACGAGGTACAGGTAAAAGCAGGTGGCGGAGGAACGGCATCTGAGGAAAAGAGTCTTCTCACCTTCGGAGCGAATGAGGAGAATGCGGATTATCTATGTATTCCTTTTCAGGAAGGGATAAAAGCTGAGACCGTAAAAATAGAAAATCGCTATATGGATCATGAGTTATGGATAAGCTTTGAAAATGACTGCAGCGATTTTTATAAGAACAATCAGATTACGGGAAATAAGGATAATATAAGTAAGGGTTATTACGAGCAGGAAGAAAAGAAAACGATATTAAAATTTTCGTTGACAGGAGTATTTGAATATCGTAGTATTTTGGAAGAAAATAATTTGTACATAGAATTTCTTCCTCCGAAGGAAATGTATGAAAAGATAGTAGTCATCGACCCCGCAGGCGGAGGAGAAGAATACGGAGCCAGAAAAGGACTGATTTCGGAGAAGGAAGTAACTTTAGAGATTGCAAAGAAGCTGAAGGAAAAGCTGGATGCCACGGATATTAAGGTATATTACACCAGAATGGAGGATGTGTATCCCGATGAGGCGAGCCGTGCGGCAATCGCTAACGATACGCAAGCGGACATGCTGGTACGTATTCAGGTGGGTGCGAACGCGGATCCTTCGCTTTTTGGCACTCGCGCGATATATAATGAAAGCTATTTCATACCGGGATTCGGAAGCATAGAGCTTGCTGATTTGCTGGAGCGGGAAGTGGTTACCTCGATTCGGGGCAAGGCGATTGGACTGGTCGCTGCGAATGAATCGGAATATGTGCTTCAGGAGGCTATGGTACCGGCAGCGGGCATAAGCGTAGGTTATATAACGAATGAAAAGGAAGAAGCTCTTCTGAAAAGCGAAACCTATCTGGAGAAAATTGCGGATGGATTATATAACGCTATTTTGAAGGCATATGAATGAGGACATATTATATGGGAAGGGAAATTGTTTTCGCTACGGGAAATGCAGGGAAGATGAAGGAAATCAGAGAGATTCTGGCCGATACGGGCTGGGAAGTGCTCTCCATGAAGGAAGTGGGAATCGATATACCCATTGAAGAGAACGGGGCGACCTTCGAAGAGAATGCGATCATAAAGGCGAAAGCGGTATCCGAGGTCTGCGGAGAAATTGTTCTTGCGGATGATTCAGGTCTGGAAATCGATTATTTGAATAAAGAACCGGGCATTTATTCAGCGAGATATATGGGAGAGAATACGTCCTATCGGATTAAGAACGCTAATTTGATAGAAAGGCTTTCGGGGGTAGGGGACGAAGAAAGAACGGCGCGCTTTATATGTGCCATAGCGGCTTTTTTTCCTGACGGAGATATAATTACTACATATGGAGAGGTCGAAGGCAGGATCGGATATGAAGAAAAAGGAGAAAACGGGTTCGGATACGATCCGATATTTTATCTGCCTGAACTTGGAAAAACTACGGCTGAGCTTAGTGACGATGAGAAAAACAACATTAGCCACAGGGGGAAAGCATTGCGTAAAATGAAGGAAGAGCTAAAGAAAAAGCTAAAGAAAAAGCTTTGAAGAGAGGACTAGTATGCGTGTACTGATAGTAAGTGATACACATCGCCAGAACAATAATTACCTGAAGGTTCTTGAAAGAGAAAGGCCCATTGATATGGTGGTTCATTGCGGAGACGCCGAGGGAAGTGAATATTTGATCTGCGAAAGTGCAGGCTGTCCGGTGGAGATCGTCACCGGAAATAATGATTTTTTCTCCGATCTCCCCCGGGAAAAGGAATTTACCATCGGCAGTTACAAAGTATGGCTGACCCATGGACACAACTATTATGTTACGATGGGAAACGAATCCCTCAAAGAAGAAGCGGTTGCACGGGGGGCTGACATAGTCATCTACGGGCATACGCATAGGCCCCTTGTCGATATCGAGGACAAGGTCATCGCAGTCAATCCGGGAAGTCTGGCTTATCCAAGGCAAGAAGGAAAGAGGCCGTCTTATGTGATGATGGAGCTGGATAATGAGGGAAAAGCACATTTCGATATTTGTTATTTATAGGGCTGAAAAGCGGATGAATTTTATGTGCAGATAAAGTTATAAAAATGTGTTGACATGATTTAAACCTTATTATATAATATATCTTGCGCTGTGACAAGGCGAGTGGGTGCGCCGGGGTGTGGCTCAGCTTGGCTAGAGCGCTTGGTTTGGGACCAAGAAGTCGCAGGTTCGAATCCTGTCACCCCGATTTTTAATCGGATGTCGCAATAGAATATGCGGGTGTAGTTCAATGGTAGAACACTAGCCTTCCAAGCTAGATACGTGGGTTCGATTCCCATCACCCGCTTTGGCGGAGCCAAGCGTGCGATGGGAATTATTCATCCTAGTCTGCGACGCATGTCACCCGCTTTGGCGGACAAAGTGTGCAACGGGAATTATTCATTCCAGTCAGCGATGCGTGTCACCCGCTTTGGCGGACAAAGTTTCTTTCAGCGGAGCCAAAGCGTTGGATAATATAATATATGTGTTCGTAGCTCAGTTGGATAGAGCAACGGCCTTCTAAGCCGTGGGTCGGGGGTTCGAATCCCTTCGAGCACATTTGAGATGGGAATTACTATCTTGTAAATAGGAATTAATATCTCGCTATGGTGGGTGTAGCACAGTTGGTTAGCGCGTCAGATTGTGGTTCTGAAGGTCGAGGGTTCGAATCCCTTTACCCACCTTTTTACTTTTAGGAGGAGCATAACGCCCTCGAGGTTGTCTTTACGGACAAGCTTGGTGTTAAAAGTGATGGGCTATCGCCAAGCGGTAAGGCACAGGACTTTGACTCCTGCAGTCGCTGGTTCGAATCCAGCTAGCCCAGTTTAAATATGGGGTATTAGCTCAGTCGGTAGAGCACTTGACTTTTAATCAAGTTGTCCGGGGTTCGAATCCCCGATGCCTCACTATAATGAAGTGACATCTTTATCTGACAAGATATAAGATGTTCTTTTTTATGTAACAGGAAGCTTTTTGACTTATTGCACTGAAAGGATGAAATTATGGAATTGCAGAAAGAAAATAAAATGGGCTATATGCCTGTAAATAAACTATTATTGTCGATGTCATTGCCTATTATGGTTTCCATGCTGGTACAGGCCCTATATAACATAGTGGACAGTGTCTTTGTGGCGATGATTAACGAGAACGCATTGACGGCGGTATCTCTGGCCTTCCCGATACAAAGCCTTATGATTGCTGTGGCGGTGGGTACCGGTGTAGGCATCAATGCGGTATTATCCAAATCGCTGGGAGAGAAGAACTTTGAAAAAGTAAATAGAACCGCGGTCAACGGAGTCTTTCTTGCGCTTGTATCTTACCTCGTTTTTCTTGTAGTGGGATTGACGGCGGTTGTACCGTTTTACCGCAGTCAGACCATGGATGCTCAGATTTTGGAATATGGGAGGGAGTATCTGACTATTGTATGTGTGGCTTCTTTAGGCATATTTATTCAGATTACCTTTGAACGTATGCTGCAATCTACCGGTAAAACCATTTTTACTTTGGCAACGCAGGGAACGGGAGCGGT includes:
- a CDS encoding carbohydrate ABC transporter permease, producing the protein MATNTSQATTKVKDSAHARIIGASIFRNAVCIFLCFLSLIPFWIMLVNATRSSTDIQMAFSLIPSTHIFENFQKLLYQANQNVPLYRYMVNSFIIAGFSTVLSVYFSTATAYGVTVYRFKGSQFAWAFIMAIMMIPTQVSSIGFFRFMYNLGLSNNYIPLIIPAIAAPATVFFMRQYMLSALPLEIIDAARIDGSAEFKTFNTIAVPLMKPAVATQAIFVFIASWNNFYTPSMLLSSQKLYTLPMFVQLMRGERFRSDYGIIYVGLVITILPIFIVYFALSKYIIAGVALGGVKE
- a CDS encoding DUF1700 domain-containing protein, yielding MTRNEFIDTLQRALAGNLNSSSVNENIRYYQDYIDVQIRLGQSEEEVIASLGDPRLLAKTITEAGKLEGCSGYQEYDEVYEEGYEEKERSGFGGKSYHMPGWLLGLIVAVILIFVIGIVGSVLSVLLPIIIPLLCVVLLVRFLRSR
- a CDS encoding class I SAM-dependent RNA methyltransferase; this translates as MKRYELIAPCHFGLEAVLKKEIIDLGYDISGVEDGRVTFYGDEEAVCRANVFLRTAERILIKIGSFRAETYEELFQGTKNLPWEEFVPRDGKFWVAKAGSVKSKLFSPSDIQSIMKKAMVERLKEVYRESWFEENGESFPVRVFLLKDEVTVGLDTTGDSLHKRGYRKLTAKAPIAENLAAALIMLTPWRADRILVDPFCGSGTIPIEAAMMAANMAPGMRRGFTAKNWHHIVGAQIWRDTLEEAEEMVDLRVETDIQGYDADEDIVAAARENARLAGVESLIHFQKREVSELSHAKKYGFIITNPPYGERLEDKENLRPLYEMIGERFRMLDAWSLYMITSYENAQQDIGRKADKNRKIYNGMMKTYYYQFLGPKPAKKPRPEGEKRQE
- a CDS encoding N-acetylmuramoyl-L-alanine amidase gives rise to the protein MRQQLMKKTVIYSVIFAVAAMAFIVYTASHKVIMIADVAQDEVQVKAGGGGTASEEKSLLTFGANEENADYLCIPFQEGIKAETVKIENRYMDHELWISFENDCSDFYKNNQITGNKDNISKGYYEQEEKKTILKFSLTGVFEYRSILEENNLYIEFLPPKEMYEKIVVIDPAGGGEEYGARKGLISEKEVTLEIAKKLKEKLDATDIKVYYTRMEDVYPDEASRAAIANDTQADMLVRIQVGANADPSLFGTRAIYNESYFIPGFGSIELADLLEREVVTSIRGKAIGLVAANESEYVLQEAMVPAAGISVGYITNEKEEALLKSETYLEKIADGLYNAILKAYE
- a CDS encoding XTP/dITP diphosphatase, yielding MGREIVFATGNAGKMKEIREILADTGWEVLSMKEVGIDIPIEENGATFEENAIIKAKAVSEVCGEIVLADDSGLEIDYLNKEPGIYSARYMGENTSYRIKNANLIERLSGVGDEERTARFICAIAAFFPDGDIITTYGEVEGRIGYEEKGENGFGYDPIFYLPELGKTTAELSDDEKNNISHRGKALRKMKEELKKKLKKKL
- a CDS encoding metallophosphoesterase, which encodes MRVLIVSDTHRQNNNYLKVLERERPIDMVVHCGDAEGSEYLICESAGCPVEIVTGNNDFFSDLPREKEFTIGSYKVWLTHGHNYYVTMGNESLKEEAVARGADIVIYGHTHRPLVDIEDKVIAVNPGSLAYPRQEGKRPSYVMMELDNEGKAHFDICYL